A single Deltaproteobacteria bacterium DNA region contains:
- a CDS encoding OmpA family protein yields the protein TQEVTADAMYSALSKDGFMALYINFDTGKSDIKPESLAIIGQIAALLQAHPGLKVSIEGHTDNVGTPQNNKVLSTQRAKSVMNAVVQKGIAATRLTALGWGQEKPIADNRSEEGMAKNRRVEIVKK from the coding sequence ACGCAAGAAGTGACCGCAGATGCCATGTACAGCGCATTGAGCAAAGACGGTTTCATGGCCCTTTATATCAATTTCGACACAGGCAAGTCCGACATCAAACCCGAATCTCTGGCGATCATCGGACAAATAGCAGCGCTTCTCCAAGCTCATCCAGGGCTAAAGGTAAGTATCGAGGGCCACACCGATAACGTAGGAACCCCACAGAACAACAAGGTTCTCTCCACGCAAAGGGCCAAATCGGTCATGAACGCGGTTGTCCAAAAGGGGATCGCCGCGACCAGACTGACGGCACTCGGCTGGGGGCAGGAGAAACCGATTGCGGATAATCGCTCGGAAGAGGGTATGGC